In a genomic window of Dermochelys coriacea isolate rDerCor1 chromosome 11, rDerCor1.pri.v4, whole genome shotgun sequence:
- the LOC119863618 gene encoding dnaJ homolog subfamily B member 6-like, with amino-acid sequence MVTMGEYYEVLRIPCDASDKDIKKAYRKVALKWHPDKNPGNKEHTERKFKEITEAYEVLSDKSKRNLYDHYGKDRLTGADDRAWGIEG; translated from the exons ATGGTCACCATGGGGGAGTACTACGAAGTGCTGCGCATTCCCTGTGATGCCTCTGACAAGGACATCAAAAAGGC GTACAGGAAGGTGGCGCTGAAATGGCACCCGGATAAGAACCCGGGGAACAAGGAACACACCGAGCGGAAGTTCAAAGAGATCACAGAGGCCTACGAAGTGCTGTCAGACA AGAGCAAGCGCAACCTCTACGACCACTACGGCAAGGACCGGCTCACGGGAGCAGATGA cagggcctgggggatCGAGGGCTGA